TGCGACCCACCTTATAATGGGAGCTGCGGTGCGGTTGTTGGGTGATCACGTATGGCAGTCAGGGGCGCAAAAAGATGTTGTGAGGTCGAGGCTAGACATAGCTCACTACGAGAAGCTTAACCTCGAACAGATCCATAAACTTGAGTGGCTAGCTAACGAAGCGGTTATGGCCAACACCTCCGTGGAGACCATGTGGATGGCTAGAGAAGATGCTGAGGCTAAATTCGGCTTCAGACTCTACCAGGGCGGTGTAGTTCCCGGAGCGAAGATCAGGGTTGTGAAGATAGGCGACTGGGATGTAGAAGCCTGCGGGGGGACACATTGTAAATCAACTGGGGAGGTGGGTCTCATAAAAATCTTGAAGAGCGAAAGGATACAAGACGGAGTGGAGAGAATTTTATTCGCAGCCGGACAATCTGCGATTCACCACATCCAACAGAGCGAGAATAAGATAAGACATGTGGCTGAGACCCTCGGCGTTCCCGTAGAACATTCTGAGAAGGCCGTTGAAGACTTGCTGTCGGAGCTGAAGGCTCTAAGGAAGGAGGTTGAGAGACTGAGAGAGAGAACTGCCTCCTATGAGGCTTCCGAGCTACTCAAGAAAGCAAGAAGAGTCAACGGTGTAAGGGTGATGAAAATGGCGGCCGAGAATGCTGACTTGGATAGTGTAATAAAAACTTGGAGCGAACTCGTGAAGGCAGAAGCAGACCTTGTGGTCGTATATATCGGTATCACTACAAACTCGGCTAGGATTGTAGTTATGGCTGGGGCGAAGGCTGTAGAAGTCGGCGTCAACGCTGGGAAGGTTACGGCTGAATTGTCCGTGATGCTGGGTGGTGGCGGCGGTGGTCAACTGCACCTAGGCCAGGGTGGAGGTCCGAGGTTAGATAAGGTGAATGAAGCCCTTGAGGCTGTTGAAGTTGTTGTAGGAAGGCAGCTGAGGCGAGGTTAAGTTGCCGCTGGTTTGGAAGGAGATTGAAGAGAAGTGGCAGAAGAGGTGGGCTGAGGCTAAAGTCTTCGAGGCTGATCCAGACTCGAATCCGTCTAGGCTGAAGTTCTTCCTCACAGTGGCTTACCCCTACCCTAACAGTCCACAGCACATAGGCCACGGCCGAACCTATACGCTTGCTGATGTCCATGCCAGATACCGCCGGATGAGAGGCTATAACACCTTGCTTCCGATGGGTTTCCACTATACTGGAACCCCCATCCTAGCGATGGCTAAGCGTCTCGCCGCAGGGGACGAGGAGCTGATCACCACTTTCAGAGAGATATACAAAGTGCCCCCTCAACTCCTCGAAGAATTCAAGGATCCACTGAAGATCGCTACCTACTTCCATGAAGAGATAAGAGAGGGCATGAAGAAGATGGGCTACTCAATAGACTTTCGCCGCGAATTTACCACTATAGACCCCCAATATAGTCGCTTCATTGAATGGCAATTCCGCAAACTACGTGAGCGAGGCTTTATATCCCAGGGGAGCCATGCGGTTGGGTGGTGCCCCAGTTGCGGCCACCCCGTTGGGCAACATGACACAAGAGGCGACGTAGAGCCTGAGATAGAGGAATTTACCCTCATCAAATTTAAGAACGAAAACTTCATCCTTCCCACAGGAACTCTGAGGCCGGAGACAATCTTTGGAGTCACGAACATCTGGGTTAATCCTGGCGCCGAATACGTTGAAGCGAATGTTGATGGAGAGAACCAGATAATCAGCGCCGAATCCGTAGAGAAGCTGCGACTCCTTGCACATAAGGTGGAAGTGAAGAGGAGGTTTCCTGGAAAATTCCTCATAGGAAAATACGTATCAAACCCAGCTACCGGTAAAAAAGTCCCCATACTCCCAGCCCGCTTTGTAAATCCAGCCGTGGTTACCGGCGTGGTGATGTCAGTCCCAGCCCACGCCCCATACGATTGTGTAGCCCTTGAAGAGGTGAGGCGGAGCCCAGAAGTCTTGGCCCCATACGGTTTGGGGAAGGAGGATTTAGGGAAACTTGAACCCATATCCATTATCGAACTGCCAGGTTACTCTGAGAGCCCAGCCGCGGATGTGGTCAGAGAGTTTAAGATAAAAGATCAGACTGACACACGCCTCGAAGAGGCTACCCGAGTGGTCTACAGGCATGAATTCCATAGTGGAAGGATGAAGGCTAACACGGGCTGTTACGCTGGGTTGTCGGTAGCTGAGGCGAAAGAGGCTGTTAAGAGAGATCTGATACAAGCAGGCGCGGCTGGGACTATGTATGAGCTGGCCAATAGACCTATCCTCTGCCGGTGTGGGACAGAGTGTGTGGTCAAGATATTTGAGAATCAATGGTTTATCGATTATGGGAACGCTGAATGGAAGAGGCGAGCGCGTGAGTGTTTAAGTAAGATGAGCATTCTTCCAGATGAGATGCGGCGTGAGTTCACGTACGTAATTGAATGGCTGAAAGAGAAGGCATGCGCTAGAAGATCCGGCTTGGGGACACGGCTACCTTGGGATCCTAGTTGGATAATTGAGTCACTTTCGGACAGCACGATCTACATGGCATATTACTTATTGGCGAAGTACATTAACCGAGAACACATCTCAGCCGATCAGCTAACAGACGCTGTATTCGATTACGTGTTCTTCGGCGAGGGCGACGTCTCGGCTGTGAGTAAGTCTTCCAACCTAAACGTAAACCTCCTAAAAGAGATGCGGCGTGAGTTCACATACTTCTACCCTCTAGACGCTAGGCATTCAGGCCGCGATTTAGTTACTAACCATCTGACTTACTTCATCTTTAACCATGTAGCCATATTTCCAGAGGCTCTCTGGCCTAGGCAGATAGTGGTCAATGGCAGCGTCCTGATGGAAGGGCAGAAGATGTCAAAGAGTCTGGGGAACATAATCCCACTCCGCGAGGCCATTGCCATCTATGGCGCTGACCCGCTCAGGATCTCCCTGCTGGCTACCGCTGGGCTTCTTCAAGACGCCGACTTCAGCGCCAACCTCGCAAGATCGATGAGTGACCGATTAGAGCGCCTCTATAACCACGCCGTTAAGGTCGCCAGTCTTGAAAGACCTTCAGCTGAGGAAGAGCGGAACCTGACTTGGTGCGACCGGTGGCTGATAAGTCGTGTCCAGAGGCATATCCAAGCAGTCACCGAAACCATGGAGAAACTTGAGGTTATGAAAGCATGCCAGATCGCCCTCTACCTTCTGGATCAGGATGTTCAATGGTATCTTAGGCGAAGCCAAGTTGAGAGCCCGGAGAGGAGGAGGGTTACAGCGGGAGTGTTAAGGGAGACCCTCGACATTCAGATCAGGCTCTTAGCTCCATTCATACCTCACCTCGCCGAGGAGGTGTGGAGCCTCCTTGGAAAGGAAGGTTTCGTGGCGTTAGCCAATTGGCCCTCTCCAAGCGTGGAGAAGATCGACCTCAGAGCAGAGGAGTTGGAGAGCATCATCATCTCGGTGGTGGAGGACACAAAAAGCATACTCAAAGCCACCAACATAAGTCCTAGGAGGATATGTTATTATACCGCATCGGATTGGAAGTGGAGAGTCTACCTAAGGGTGTTAGAAGCTACACTCAAGAACGAAGCCTCCCTCCCCCAACTAATAAGGGAGGTAACAGCTTCATACAAAGCTGCTGTAGGGGCAGAATCGGCGGTTAAATTCTTGAAGAGAACCTTCGAAGTTGTCTCAAGGGCGCCTAGAGACCGGTTGGAGAAGGCGATGGCAGCGGGGTTACTCGACGAGACAGCATATTTGAAAGAGGCTCAGGGCTTTCTGGAGAGTGAATTCAACGCTAGTATCGAGATATACCGTGAAGATGACCCTGCCAAGTTTGACCCGCAGGGGCGATCCTTTCTAGCAGAGCCACATCGCCCAGGAATCTACGTGGAATAGGCTGATGCGGAGACCTGCTCATGGGGAGGCTCCTCCGAGCTATAGAAGATTACAGGTACCTCCTGAACCGAGGATATAAGAGAGAGACCTCTTTAAGGCTTGTAGGAGATAAATATCTGTTAAGCAGACTGGAGAGACTCCTGCTTTATCGATGCGTCCACAGCCTCGAGGAGGCTAGGGCGCGCAGGACGAAGCTTATTCCTCTCAGAGAAGCGAAGGGGAAGCGGATCGCGGTGGACGGATATAACACGCTAATAACTGTGGAGAGCTTACTGGAATCCAAACCCTTGATAATCTGCGACGACGGTTTCATAAGGGACCTGTCTGCTGTGCATGGTGGGTATGAGATGAAGGTTATCACTGAGGATGCCTTACGCATGATTGCCTCTATCATCAAGAGTTCAGAGGTTGGTGAGGTTGGTTTCTTCTTTGACGCCCAGATAAGCAGGAGCGGTGATGTTGCAGCTCTGACTAGGAGGCTTCTAGCGGAGGCGGGGGTTGAGGGAGTAGCTTCAGCAGTGAAGCAGGCTGACAGTTGCACCTTAGAGTATGCGAAAATAGTTGCGAGTAGCGATGCTATAGTTATCGACAAGGCGGCGTACGCGGTGGACTTGGCGCAAGAGCTTATCCGCCATAAGAGACTGGGCAAACTAGTCTTTAAGATCGAGCAACTTCAACGTTTGGAGAGATTTACGCAACTTTCATAGATGCATCGGTGGAGTGATATGCTGTCTCTGAAAGTTTGAAACCGAAACTTCTAAAGATGAGGTAATCTCTTGAATGGCTGGGCCCGTGGCGCAGTCAGGATAGCGCGGCAGCCTCCTAAACTTGGGGAGAGTTGTAGGTCAGGGGTTCAAATCCCCTCGGGCCCGCCAAAAATTTCCCTAGCTGTTTATTGAAAATCATGCGAGTTTGAATCCGGCTTAGATAACTATTCTCGGCATATGTAAATGAAATAATAAGGGTTGCGGTTACCTGTCTGTTTGTGTGAGAGTAGGATAGATGGCAACGGTTCGCAGGCCTTTAGTAGGTTGTGAGAAGATAAGTTTAGGATGGACGAAGCAGCCCCTTTGGTGGAGGCCGTGGTGAAGAGGTGTCTAAATCGCAGAATATGGGGGCGCATCCTCTTCACGTTCACCTACTTCCCTTCTCCCCTTTGAGGTTCTGGTTATATCTGGAAGACGCATTGTTTGTCTCCTCTGGCTATGCAGGCGGTCTCTGTTGCTTTTAGAGGCTTGTTGAAGGCTTGGCTTAGCGCCCCCTCCAAATAGCCTCTAAAAAACCAGCATACTGGTTGCTGGGAGGGCCCATACTCTTTCGCTTCAAAACTTTCAACCAAAACCACTTTTCCTGTCCCATTTTCCATGTCGAGTTGGAATCGTATGTTTCCCCATCCTTCGCTCCGTTTATTTTGGGCTATGGCTTTGAGCAGCTCCTCCCTGTCAGGGTATATCTGCATGAGGCGTTGACTACTGCGCCTACCGCAGCCTCGCCCAGCATCGTATAGGACTATAAAGGCGCCTGAAGCGAAACGCCCCTCCAAAGTCTTCTTGAGGTCCGTGAATGTGACTACGCGGAAGATTACAGCTTCACCGTTTCTCAAGAGCTTGAAACAACTCTCAGTCTCCTCTCTAAGCTCATCCTCCACTATCATACCCCCACACATTGGTATGGATAAGAGCGCATGGTTCTCTTAAAATCCCAAGCCCAGACGGCATCTTCCAGCTGCATATAATCATACTTTTCATGTACTTCACTGTTTATGTAGAGTTGCGGCTGGTCTTCCTACGGAAGCCGACGAGGACACCGATTATGGTTCGGTCGAACGTGTTTATAAGAATTTTTAAGCATTATGCAGACTGTTCTCTCAGTTTTCGCCATGCTCAGATGTTTTTTTAAAAATTAAGTCGAAATGATTCCCCTTCGCAATTTCGGAACGTTTTAATTTATAGGTTTGGACTCATTACTGCAATGGTGGGATTTTGATGGTTGCCCCGCCCTATCTAGTTTCTTACGCCATAACTAAGAAGTGTAATCTAAAATGCAAGCACTGCTACAGCGAAGCAGCTGAGGAAAGTGCGCCCGACGAATTAACAACAGATGAGGCTAAAAGACTGCTTGATCACATCGCAAATTGGGGAGCAAAGCTTCTGATTATTGATGGTGGAGAGCCCCTTTGCAGAGACGACTTCTACCAACTTGCACGCCATGCTTCAGCAAAAGGTTTAAGGGTAGTTGTAGGGAGCAATGGAACCCTCATCGACGGGTCAGTGGCAACGAAGATGCGTGAGGCTGGGGTGCAAGCTGTAGCTATCTCGGTGGATGGGGCTCAAGCTGAAACGCACGACGGATTCAGAGGTGAAGAGGGCGCCTACGCCAAGGCTATAGAAGGAATCAGAGCTTGCAAGGATGCCGGGCTGCCTTTTCAGCTTAACACGGTCATCAGGAGACGGACGATCACGGAGCTTCCTCAAATACTCCAATTAGCAGTTGAAAGTGGAGCGAATGCCGCTGAGTTCTTCGATCTGGTGCAGGTGAGTAGAGTGAAACGCGAATGCGCCGAGGAAGTGCTGAGCGTGGGTGAAAGGGAAAAAGTTATGGAGTGGCTGGCTGAAGCGCAAGCCGAGTGTCCTATCATAATAAGGGTACCAGCGTGCCCCATGTACCCTCTAATTCTAAAGGAGAAGAAGATTCAGCCGAGGCATTTCCCAAACAATCTCCTACACAGAATACCATACTATAATCGCGGCTGTGCCGCTGGGATGCCAGAGGGGTATGTAACCATTCTCCCAAATGGAGATGTGATTCCCTGTATGCTCCTTCAGGTTAAGATTGGAAATGTGAGAAAAGGAAATATTGTGGATATCTGGGAGAGGTCTCCAATCTTGACTATGCTCCGCTCAAGAGATCTGTTGAAAGGAGAATGCGGGGAATGTGCAAACCGTGATATTTGCGCGGGATGTAGAGGGAGAGCATATGAATGTACGGGCAATATGCTAGCCTCCGATCCAGGGTGCTGGCTTCAATACTCGAAAAATTAAACCCTGAGCCTAACATTCGCCAGCTAAAACACTATTACGATAGCGAGGGCTGTAGATGCAGTTTGCCACCACAGGATAATTGCTGAGGGTCCTGGCAGTGTTTAGTGCGACTTGCCATTTAGTTACGCTTTAGCTTAGTTGCATGGATAATGCACGCAGAGTCATTAGCTTTTGAGTAAATAAAAGTAGATGTCGTCCTTAATCAATAAATGCTGAATCAAATCCGTGAATCGCACCATACCGCTGAGTTTTAATCAGAGAACCGAGTGGACTGCCGGATGCTTAACTATTTTTTCTTCTCATCTTTCTCTGTGACCGCCCCTTTTACACCTTTCCCGAACGCCTTAGCGAATTCAAGTCCTTTTTTAATCCCCTT
This genomic interval from Candidatus Bathyarchaeia archaeon contains the following:
- a CDS encoding V4R domain-containing protein gives rise to the protein MIVEDELREETESCFKLLRNGEAVIFRVVTFTDLKKTLEGRFASGAFIVLYDAGRGCGRRSSQRLMQIYPDREELLKAIAQNKRSEGWGNIRFQLDMENGTGKVVLVESFEAKEYGPSQQPVCWFFRGYLEGALSQAFNKPLKATETACIARGDKQCVFQI
- a CDS encoding radical SAM protein, with the translated sequence MVAPPYLVSYAITKKCNLKCKHCYSEAAEESAPDELTTDEAKRLLDHIANWGAKLLIIDGGEPLCRDDFYQLARHASAKGLRVVVGSNGTLIDGSVATKMREAGVQAVAISVDGAQAETHDGFRGEEGAYAKAIEGIRACKDAGLPFQLNTVIRRRTITELPQILQLAVESGANAAEFFDLVQVSRVKRECAEEVLSVGEREKVMEWLAEAQAECPIIIRVPACPMYPLILKEKKIQPRHFPNNLLHRIPYYNRGCAAGMPEGYVTILPNGDVIPCMLLQVKIGNVRKGNIVDIWERSPILTMLRSRDLLKGECGECANRDICAGCRGRAYECTGNMLASDPGCWLQYSKN
- the leuS gene encoding leucine--tRNA ligase, coding for MPLVWKEIEEKWQKRWAEAKVFEADPDSNPSRLKFFLTVAYPYPNSPQHIGHGRTYTLADVHARYRRMRGYNTLLPMGFHYTGTPILAMAKRLAAGDEELITTFREIYKVPPQLLEEFKDPLKIATYFHEEIREGMKKMGYSIDFRREFTTIDPQYSRFIEWQFRKLRERGFISQGSHAVGWCPSCGHPVGQHDTRGDVEPEIEEFTLIKFKNENFILPTGTLRPETIFGVTNIWVNPGAEYVEANVDGENQIISAESVEKLRLLAHKVEVKRRFPGKFLIGKYVSNPATGKKVPILPARFVNPAVVTGVVMSVPAHAPYDCVALEEVRRSPEVLAPYGLGKEDLGKLEPISIIELPGYSESPAADVVREFKIKDQTDTRLEEATRVVYRHEFHSGRMKANTGCYAGLSVAEAKEAVKRDLIQAGAAGTMYELANRPILCRCGTECVVKIFENQWFIDYGNAEWKRRARECLSKMSILPDEMRREFTYVIEWLKEKACARRSGLGTRLPWDPSWIIESLSDSTIYMAYYLLAKYINREHISADQLTDAVFDYVFFGEGDVSAVSKSSNLNVNLLKEMRREFTYFYPLDARHSGRDLVTNHLTYFIFNHVAIFPEALWPRQIVVNGSVLMEGQKMSKSLGNIIPLREAIAIYGADPLRISLLATAGLLQDADFSANLARSMSDRLERLYNHAVKVASLERPSAEEERNLTWCDRWLISRVQRHIQAVTETMEKLEVMKACQIALYLLDQDVQWYLRRSQVESPERRRVTAGVLRETLDIQIRLLAPFIPHLAEEVWSLLGKEGFVALANWPSPSVEKIDLRAEELESIIISVVEDTKSILKATNISPRRICYYTASDWKWRVYLRVLEATLKNEASLPQLIREVTASYKAAVGAESAVKFLKRTFEVVSRAPRDRLEKAMAAGLLDETAYLKEAQGFLESEFNASIEIYREDDPAKFDPQGRSFLAEPHRPGIYVE
- a CDS encoding DUF434 domain-containing protein produces the protein MGRLLRAIEDYRYLLNRGYKRETSLRLVGDKYLLSRLERLLLYRCVHSLEEARARRTKLIPLREAKGKRIAVDGYNTLITVESLLESKPLIICDDGFIRDLSAVHGGYEMKVITEDALRMIASIIKSSEVGEVGFFFDAQISRSGDVAALTRRLLAEAGVEGVASAVKQADSCTLEYAKIVASSDAIVIDKAAYAVDLAQELIRHKRLGKLVFKIEQLQRLERFTQLS